CACTTGAATCAGCCATGGCAGTCAAGTATCGGCCGTGAAGCGGACAAAAAGCGGATATGAAGTAATACAGTCACCCCATACGTGTGAATTTTCTCTAGCACTGGTATATTGGGGTGTGATGATATTCAATGGCCCGAAAACTGCTATGTAGTGGCAAATTTGAAATCTTTGAGATGAATAGCTTTTCTCTCTCATTGGAAACATAAATGGCAAAAATATGGACTGCTTCCCTTATTCCCTTTCTGAGTACTAATTTTGGGGTTTTTAGATCACTTACAGTTTAGTTTTTCTTCTATGTTTCTACCATGGAATGGAGCAAATATTTACGTGAAGTCATGATCCAACATCATTGTCGTGAATTGGATTAGATCTCTTGTTAGTTAGTTTAGaagtggaaaaagaagaaagaaacatcAACATTACACATCAAGTGATTCATTTCAACATTACATCAAGAAATCAAAGTGGGATGTGAAACCTATGCTTGAAATCGATTCGCTGTTTCCTTATCCATTCCACTATGGATATGGGACCTGCACGCACCTATGGCAGTTTGTCCCCTGTGATGCGTGAAATAATGTTTCTATGGCTCAATTACAAGGTTCTGTATTATGGTTAAGTGATAATAACTCCTTGAATGATGATCACTATGCAACACATGGAGGGCAATGAATTACAGGTTATTCGTGGGGTTTGAAATCTGATATTGGgttttcaagttcaaaattttctcaTGAAATCACATCTATATGTGTAGTTGTCTTTCCCAACTGAGGTTCGATAGTGTTATGTTGATACTGGATTATAGCTGAAAAAGTTCTCTCGACATATGTCAAAGCTATTAGTAGAATGCTACTTATTGTATACGTGATGCTGCAGTAGAGGTTATGAAGGTCGTTGCGTAAGAAGGAAGGAGTTACTTGAGACTTTGGAGAGGGAATTGCCCCATGGCACCATCCGGTACTCTTCTAAGGTTGTTTCTATCGAGGATATGGGGTACCACAAATTGTTGCACCTAGTTGATGGTTCCACCCTCAAAACCAAGGTAACTATCCAATCTTTCGCAAGAGGGAATTAATTTCACAAGCGTATGGAAAATCCGTTTGAAATGATGTGACAAGGACATTTTCGGCATTATGAGCTAAAATATTGGtggttttggtttgaaatgGAAGGTAAGAGAATGCCCCATTATGGTCTATAGAGTGCACTCCTAATGTTCGGATAACGTCTAGATTCTGCATTTTGAAACGCGTGGGAATCATCTTTACCGCTAAAATGTCATACAATGATTAAATATGATAGGTTTTGATGACTAACCCTTCTTTGTGTTCCAACTGAAGGTGTTGATTGGTTGTGACGGAGTTAATTCATCGGTTGCGAAGTGGCTGGGTCTTCAAAAACCTGTTTATTCTGGGCGTTCAGCCATGAGGGGCTTTGTTCAGTACCCTGATGGTCATGGCTTTCAGCCAAGGTTTCATGTCTACTTTGAAGGAGGAATTCGCTATGGTTATCTTCCATGTGATGACAAGTGCTTGTACTGGTTTTGCACTTTCAATTCCTCTCTCCAACGTAAGCCCCTGCACAAAGTTGATTCATGAACAAGTTTGGAAGTAGAGAATAATTCTTCTACCATGAATAAGTCCCGGAAAATGAAGTGCAACCCACAAAGTTGTAGGAGGAAAATCTAGCAAACTAATTCATAGAAAAACCGCACAAAACTTCTATGCTGGGACAACAGCATTAGGCCATACCTTACTAGAAGTAATGCTCTGCTTCCATACAGCACTCTAAACACttgtttatgaaatattgttCGGTTTGTAGTGTTCCACATTTCAacatctttcttttcagttctatttttctttcttctcttcttttcctggCACATATGTTCTAAGACGCGTGCCAATGTGGGGTTGATTGATTTCAGATGATGAAGACATGCAAGAGAATCCAGCTAAGATGAAGCAGTTTGTGTTGAGCAAGATCAGCCATTTACCCCAACGAGCAGCTGCAGTTGTGGAACTAACTGAATTGGATAGCATCTCATGTGCTCCTTTGAAACTAAGATTGCCTTGGAATCTCTTACTGGGAAATATCTCCAAAGGAAATGTTTGTGTTGCCGGCGATGCCCTTCATCCGATGACACCTGACATCGGTCAAGGTGGCTGCTCAGCTCTGGAGGACAGTGTTGTTCTTGCTAGGTGCCTCGCGGAAGCTTTATTGAAAAAACCCAGAAATgtgattcaaaatgaagaagaagaatatgtAAGGATTGAGAAAGGGTTGGAGAAGTTTGCAAAGGAGAGGAGATGGAGGAGTTTTAGTCTCATAAGTGCTGCATATGTGGTGGGTTTCATACAGGAAACGGATGGAAAAGTGATGAGGTTCTTGAGAGAGAAATTTCTGTCGCGATTCACAGCCAGTAGTGTGTGGAAGATGGCTGACTTCCATTGTGGCGAGCTCAACATTTCTGGAAGTGATTAAATCTGTCTGTTATTTGTTGATCAATGTGGTCTACATTGAGAGTTCATGAAGTTCAAAGCATGAATCCTTGCTGAAGGAAGTAACTAGTCAGTTATTCAGTTATTGCATTGGGAcagttgaaacttgaaacctAGGAATTTGAGGTTAAATAAGACAAAATAAATTAGAGGGGTCAGTTTATTAGTGTTGTACTGAataactaagagcatctccaacagaaTTAATTTATTTTCCGTCTTGCTTTTTGTGaagaaagtagaaaaaataagaattgtACCATTGAAGTTTATAGTAAAATAAGAGGGTATACTTTTTCAGACCTTGTTTTCTATGTTTTGGATAAATTTTGAAGTCAGAGCTATGTATTATCGGGTGATGTCTAACTGCAGTTTAGCTGATTAATACAGTAGAGAAAGAGTTCAATACTTTTGCATTGGTATTTTGTCACAAGCTGGGGAGGTGACATTTGAATCTTCCCAGACAATACAAGCCAAACGAATAATGGCCAGGAGAGGGCGGCTATTGTTTGGAAGCTTAGGGACTTCTGTACAATCCTAGCTGAATTGCACAGGAGACAAATAGTCATAGATGATCGAGCAATGCTAGAGGTTCCGAAAtgatttaaagaaaaataagtggTTTAGATTCACTTCGACTTTCGGGTCACACATAAAGTGAATCATTTTCAGAAAAACTTTTCGTGGTCCAGAGTTCATTATAACAAGTTGAAAGAATTCCATGGTGGCAGAGAATATATTGATTGGGCCAATAGTTTTTATTTGACTACCTGGCAGTGAGCAGTCTAGATTGAATCTGAGGAGTGATATACACTTGCAGTGCAAGGCAAAAGTCATAACGTGAACGCATGTGCTGCTGTCATCAGTATAGTAGTATCTATTtctccctttctttctctctccctgcacacctatatatatacatattggTCTTGAAGTGGGTGGTGGTATAGCTGGCCTCAATACAGCCTTAGGCCTTcacaggttctctctctctctctctctctctctctctctctctctctctctagcagtGTTTCTTGCTAATTACGAAGTTGAAATATACATGAGCATGCAGGTTGGGACTGCGGAGCTTAGTGTTGGAATCATCAGAGAGCTTAAGAATTTCGGGTTTTGCCCTTACTCTGTGGACCAACGCTTGGGGCATTGGACGCTGTAGGCATTGGTAACTCCCTAAGGGAACATTATCCTCAGCTTccctggtctctctctctctctcatacttgAGAAAGCTTTTGTAgttgggattttttttcccctgtgtGATCGTGATTGAAATCCTTTTTAATTTCCCTCCTTTTGACTATGATGCTGTGCAGGGTTCAGGTTGGTTCCTCTGTTTCGGGTGCTACTTCAGAGATTAAACTAGGAACTCTGACGCAGTggaattcacgagagattagttagcgtactaatccaaacgagataaacaactcgtcgcaacgagcaaatcttgcgcacaagaaagaaagagaaaatctctgcaatattattaatcaaaagctacataaactctaggttacaaacccttaaataggttgaaaccctaaaaataaacttggaaaataaaaagtgccataatttggggcttttcttaAAACtaaaaacgggaaagaaaaacaagactttcccaaaaagaatcaacttaaaaggaattatggtctaagagttattaacgaaacaaatctttcctaaaacggcaaaataacgcaattgaaagcctaaacgaaggaattaggtcgaaaagcaccatcgatcatcaacttagAGTTCATGAGTATTGATCGGAGCGTGAAATTAAGTCAgtccaccaagtttgggcctattccgagctcgttcgaatttagccaatttgggtaatctgaaattaaacaccgtttggactttcggggcttggctcagtccagctgatcatggaattgggcctccacgtgttctacatcagtcCCCTCTTCTTCGAAAGAACTGGACCTCGAGTTCAAGTCTGGATACAGCGGCTCCTCAGCATGATACTCAGATAAATCAGCAACATTGAAAACctttgaaatcttcatggaaTCAAGAAGATCAATCACATAAGCATTGTCACCAATCTTCTTCAAAACTTCATACGGACCATACTTCCTGTGCTTTAGCTTGTTATAAGTTCCCACTGGAAACCGCTCCCTGCGCAAAAACACCATCACAAAATCCCCTCTTTGAACAATTTCTCACGCCTGTGTTTGTCTGCAGCCCTCTTGTATTTCGCATTAGTCTCAGCTAGCTTCTGTTTTACTTGCTCATGCACCTCTTGAGCCTGCTTAGCCATTGCCTCAGCTGCAACGCTAACCCCGGGACCCCGTGAGAGATGAACCAAATCCACTGTATGCTTTGGAGATGTCACATATACCAAGGAAAAAGGTGATTTTCCCGTGGCACTGTGAACTGCACTATTGAAAGCAAACTCAGCTTGCGGCAAAGCATGATCCCACTGCTTCGGTTTGTCACCACAGATACTGCGAATCAAATTCCCCAAACTCCGATTAGTCACTTCAGTCTGTCCGTCAGTTTGTGGATGTGCAGTAGAGCTCCTCTTCAGCGATGTTCCAAACATCCTCCACAGAGTCACCCAAAAATGGCTAAGGAACTTCACATCCCGATCAGAGGTAATAGACTGTGGCACCCCATGCAATCGAACTACCTCTCGAAAGAACAATCGAGCCACATGTGAGGCATCCGATGTCTTTCGACAAGCAATAAAGTGCACCATTTTAGAAAACCTGTCAACTACCACAAATACAGAATCTACACCTCGTTGGGTACGAGGCAGTCTCAACACAAAATCCATAGACAGATCCTCCCAAATATTATTAGGCACAGGCAAAGGAGTATAAAGACCAGTATTTTGAGACTGACCCTTAGATACCTGACAAGTATAGCACCTCCGCACAAAATTTCCAGCATCCTTCTTTAGTTGTGGCCAGAAATAGCGCTCCTCCAAACTCGCAATAGTCTTATCCCTCCCTAAGTGTTCACTTAACCCTCCACCATGAAGGTCTCGGATTAAGCCTTCCCTTAAAGAAGATTGAGGAATACAAAGACGATTGCCACGAAACAAGTACCCATCAGTAACATGAAAGTCACTAATAGGCCGGTTCTGAACGCATACTGCCCAAATTTCTTTGAAGTCTTCATCCTCTGGATACAGCTCCTTTAAGAACTCAAAGCCTACAACTTCATGGGCCAAAGTCACCAACAAATCAGCCCGACGACTCAATGCATCAGCCACCCTATTTGACACCCCAGACTTGTGCCGAATAGTGAACGGAAATTTCTGCAAGAACGTAGCCCAGCGCACATGCATACTGTCCAACTTCTTCTGACTATTGATGAACTTCAGCGCTTGATGATCAGTGTACAACACAAACTCCCTCTGAATCAGATAATGCTCCCAATGTTTGAGAGCGCGAATCACAGAATAGAACTCCTGATCATAAGTGCTCCACTTTTGTCTAGCTTCACTCAGCTTTTCACTAAAGAAAGCCACTGGTCTCTTCTCTTGAGACAAAACAGCCCCAATACCAACTCCACTAACATCACACTCAACTTCAAAAATCTTCTCAAAGCTAGGTAGAGCTAATACCGGTGCAGTACAAAGCCGTTCTTTAACCAGCGCGAAACTTTGCTCCGCTTCACTTCCCCACAGAAACTTGCCTTTTTTCAAGCACTCCGTGATTGGTGCTACGATAGTACTGAAATTTCGAATGAATCGCCTATAGAAAGTGGCCAATCCATGGAAACTTCTCACTTCCGTAACAGATTTAGGCGTTGGCCAATCACGAATAGCTCGAACCTTCTCTTCATCTACATGAATACCTTTAGAACTCACCACATAGCCTAAGAATAATAAGCTGCAAGTCAAGAAACTGCACTTCTTGAGTTGAATATACAGCTTATTTTCTTGCAGCACCATCAGCACTTGGCGCACATGCTCCACATGCTCCTCCTCAGACTTGCTATAAATCAGTATGTCGTCGAAATAAACGACAACAAACTTTCCAGTGAAAGGCCGCAGAACCTGATTCATCACCCTCATAAAAGTACTCGGCGCGTTAGAAAGGCCGAATGGCATAACCAACCATTCATACAGGCCATCCTTAGTTTTGAACGCCGTCTCCTATTCGTCTCCCGGTCGGATACGAATCTGATGGTACCCGCTCCGCAAATCAATCTTCGAAAACCACTTCGACCCATCCAACATATCAAGCATATCATCCAGGCGAGGAATTGGAAATCTATACTTGATGGTTATTTTGTTGATGGCCCGACTGTCCACACACATACGCCAACTCCCATCTTTCTTTGGCATCAACAAGGCTGGAACACCACATGGACTCAAACTCTCCCGAATGTGCCCCTTCTGCAGCAACTCCTCTACTTTCTCCCTCAGAATCTCATTCTCCTTCGGACTCATCCGATAATGTGGTAGGTTGGGCAGACTTGCCCCAGGCACCAAATCAATCGCATGCTGAATATCTCTCATTGGAGGGAGCTCATTAGGCACATCTTCAGTAACAAGCTCCTCAAATTCCTCCAATATTGGCTGTATCTTTTTAGGTACAGGAACTATCAGAATCTTTGCTTTGTCCCTTTCCTCCACAACCAGAGACTTTACCACCATAGCATAAACCTGTTCCGACTCCTTGAAATCTGTCACAAACTCAGCTTCGGAACTAGCAATTGTTAGAAACGAAGACCCTTCTGTTTTAGGAGGTTTGACAGGCTCTTTATGACTGGAAGGAGCCATAACAACCTTACGTGACTCACAATTAAAACTATAAGTATTATCACGACCCTTATAAACAATATCAACATCAAACTGCCAGGGTCTACCTAACAGTACATGGCTAGCATCCATCTCAATTACATCACAGATAACTTCAGATCTATAAATTTTCCCAATTGAAAGAGGAAGTTTACAGATTTCAGTTACCTTCACCGTAGGGCCTTTCTTTATCCAATCGATGGTATATGGAGAGGGATGAGGTTCGGTTGGTAACTTCAGATGGTCCACCAGTCTTTTTGCCACAAAATTCTCACAACTCCCACTGTCCACGATTAAGTCACATACTTTCTGATTGATGGAACAGCTTGATCGAAAGATGTTATGACACTGATTGGAACCTTCTGCTCTCGGCGCGAATAACACCCGTTGCACCACACAATTCACTTGTTCCCCGTCCTCCTCTGCATAATCTACATCATAAGAATTTTCTTCTAGCCAATCCTCTTCAGGCCCATCTTCTTCGCCACCCTCTTCTACCAGGCCCACCTTCCGATCTGGACACTCATTGGAGCGGTGTCCAGGCTTGCTAAATCGAGTTTTTGTATTCATTTTGTATTTATATagctttgatctttcaaagtaGATATATTGTGGATCATGCACTTGACAACGCCTATGTCTTTCTCTTATATATTATGTTAAATGTTAATAAATTTGTATTCggtaataaaaagaaaaatagaaaataaactaATTAAGTTAAGGGATCAAGAACCTCTTGTTCGCTCCTCCAAATTTAGAACCACCACCAACTGTAACCTTAGGTTGAAAAGCAGGCACTGTTGGctgtttctcttttcctttatcAGCAGCAGGAACAAACGACTCTCGACGGTACCCTGAATTGGCTGGTTTACGCTCCATCTGTTCTGCCTTAATCGCTAAGTTAAGGGCTTCGTCAACTTCCTAAACAGGCTGCAATCCTATCCTTTCCTGAATTGAGGGCTTCAACCCGTTCATGTACCTCGCTACGCGCTGACCTTCAGTCTCACTCAGATTATTACGTTCTGAGAGTCGATTGAATTCAGTCGTGTAATAAAAAACAGACTTAGATCCCTGCGAATAGTTCTGGTATAACCGGAACAGATGTTGGTCATAGTCAGACGGCAAAAACCTCTCCATCATAAGCTGTTTCATTCTGCGCCATGTTGTCACAGACTCTTTTCCTTGCCTCCGTCGTCTCGCCTGCAATTGGTCCCACCAAACTGCAGTGCCGCTCTTTAGTTTATAAGCGACCATCTTTACTTGCTTCGACTCGGGAACCTCCATCATATTAAGGAACCTCTCAACCTCTGAAACCCAATCAAGAAACTCCTCCATCTGGAAATTACTGTTGAACGTGGGAAGGTCCACTTTCATGTGGTAATCATCGAACCGATGTTGTTGTCGCCCGACGGGACggtcttcttgttcttcattaTCCTCAGGTTCGAATTCTTCACTCTCAGCATCATGTATTACCATCTGACGACGACCGGTTGCGCCTCGGGCAAATCCTCCGGCACGATTCCGATCTTGGTTACgaggttggcgatgggcaaatcccaacGCGCGATCCTCCTCAACCCTCCCTGGCCTTTGGCGGATTTGTAGAGTCATCTCCTGCAGCATCTCACGGATATCAGTGAACTGAGTGCGGGTATCCTGACGGATCTCCGTCAACTGTGCTTGTTGATCCTCCACCATCCTCCTTAGGTCAGTAagcccacgaccaacgtcaatgggtgtgtcttcttctgtgtttagtgccatcgaaccaggcaaagccttgctctgataccacttgacgcagcggaattcacgagagattagttagcgtactaatccaaacgagataaacaactcgtcgcaacgagcaaatcttgcgcacaagaaagaaagagaaaatctctgcaatattattaatcaaaagctacataaactctaggttacaaacccttaaataggctgaaaccctagaaaccctaaaaataaacttgaaaaataaaaagtgccataatttggggcttttcctaaaactgaaaacgggaaagaaaaacaagactttcccaaaaagaatcaacttaaaaggaattacggtctaagagttattaacgaaacaaatctttcctaaaacggcaaaataacgcaattgaaagcctaaacgaaggaattaggccgaaaagcaccatcgatcatcaacttagAGTTCatgagtattgaccggagcgcgaaattaagtcagcccaccaagtttgggtctattccgagctcgtccgaatttagccaatttgggttatctgaaattaaacaccgtttggactttcggggcttggctcggtccagctgatcatggaattgggcctgcacgtgttctacatcaaaCTCAGTGCTTTTAAATGAGCCGCAGGGGGTGTAATGGTTTTCAGCTAACCATCCGTCACCCTCTTTTAGAAGAAATGGTGTATCTGGGGACATTTTGCCCCCTCCCAAAACTGTTGGTGGAATTTGCTTGTCAAAGTACCTGGAAACTCTGTAGTCTTGTTCATTGGAGTTTCAATTATATTGAGCTGTTTCTTACAGTCTGTCTCGTTATACCCTCGCAGGTCGTGGCCGTGGGAGGGGATATGGAAATCGTGGAAGGGGTCGCGGTTTTAGATCTAACGGGCCCAATTATGCAGCTGCTGGAGATGCTTAGCCCCGTTCTCCTTTGGACTCAATGCAGGGTTTCTGCTCTATGAATGATCTATTTGGATGCCCGGTCCATATCTATCTGTATTAATCTTTTTCGGTCTTACTAATTTTACTTTAAGGAAGTCGATGTACGCTAATTTCCTGTTTTTGGAACGagtagattttgaatttttcgtaGAGGTTGGAGAATTCGAATTTACTGTAACTGTTCTTGTTCACTGACCACCCGGTCATTGGGGATATGTGCGGAAGAAGATTGGAGACATATCTAaacttttggcaatatatgtCCAAA
The sequence above is drawn from the Rhododendron vialii isolate Sample 1 chromosome 6a, ASM3025357v1 genome and encodes:
- the LOC131330358 gene encoding monooxygenase 2-like isoform X1, which codes for MQEIMEIEEDIVIVGGGIAGLTTALGLHRLGLRSLVLESSEGLRIAGFALTLWANAWRALDAVGIGNSLREHYPLITRLQVTSSVSGVTSEIEPPDKQGRGYEGRCVRRKELLETLERELPHGTIRYSSKVVSIEDMGYHKLLHLVDGSTLKTKVLIGCDGVNSSVAKWLGLQKPVYSGRSAMRGFVQYPDGHGFQPRFHVYFEGGIRYGYLPCDDKCLYWFCTFNSSLQHDEDMQENPAKMKQFVLSKISHLPQRAAAVVELTELDSISCAPLKLRLPWNLLLGNISKGNVCVAGDALHPMTPDIGQGGCSALEDSVVLARCLAEALLKKPRNVIQNEEEEYVRIEKGLEKFAKERRWRSFSLISAAYVVGFIQETDGKVMRFLREKFLSRFTASSVWKMADFHCGELNISGSD
- the LOC131330358 gene encoding monooxygenase 2-like isoform X2 encodes the protein MQEIMEIEEDIVIVGGGIAGLTTALGLHRLGLRSLVLESSEGLRIAGFALTLWANAWRALDAVGIGNSLREHYPLITRLQVTSSVSGVTSEIEPPDKQGGYEGRCVRRKELLETLERELPHGTIRYSSKVVSIEDMGYHKLLHLVDGSTLKTKVLIGCDGVNSSVAKWLGLQKPVYSGRSAMRGFVQYPDGHGFQPRFHVYFEGGIRYGYLPCDDKCLYWFCTFNSSLQHDEDMQENPAKMKQFVLSKISHLPQRAAAVVELTELDSISCAPLKLRLPWNLLLGNISKGNVCVAGDALHPMTPDIGQGGCSALEDSVVLARCLAEALLKKPRNVIQNEEEEYVRIEKGLEKFAKERRWRSFSLISAAYVVGFIQETDGKVMRFLREKFLSRFTASSVWKMADFHCGELNISGSD